A genomic region of Haliaeetus albicilla chromosome 8, bHalAlb1.1, whole genome shotgun sequence contains the following coding sequences:
- the RPL36 gene encoding large ribosomal subunit protein eL36 codes for MAIRYPMAVGLNKGYKVTKNVSKPRQCRRRGRLTKHTKFVRDMIREVCGFAPYERRAMELLKVSKDKRALKFIKKRVGTHIRAKRKREELSNVLAAMRKAAAKKD; via the exons ATGGCGATCCGCTACCCCATGGCCGTTGGCCTCAACAAGGGCTACAAGGTGACGAAGAACGTGTCCAAGCCCAGGCAGTGCCGCCGCCGCGGG CGCCTGACCAAACACACCAAGTTTGTGCGAGACATGATCAGGGAAGTCTGCGGCTTTGCACCCTATGAGAGACGTGCTATGGAATTGCTGAAAGTTTCCAAAGATAAACGTGCTCTGAAGTTCATAAAGAAAAGG GTTGGCACTCACATTCGGGCCAAGCGAAAGCGGGAAGAACTCAGTAACGTCCTGGCAGCCATGAGGAAAGCTGCTGCAAAGAAGGATTGA